A window of the Halobacterium hubeiense genome harbors these coding sequences:
- a CDS encoding Lrp/AsnC family transcriptional regulator, with the protein MDDIDRRILDALRRDARTPYTEIADDVGVSEGTVRNRVDSLLEDGVIERFTVATSTGNVKAMIEIGVAMDVDTHEVGDRMVEWDPVDFVWQVSGEDDIVLVVDATDTGGVNELVSKAREQEEVVSTKTRLILDEKLG; encoded by the coding sequence ATGGACGACATCGACCGGCGCATCCTCGACGCGCTGCGACGGGACGCCCGAACCCCCTACACGGAAATCGCCGACGACGTCGGCGTCAGCGAGGGTACCGTCCGCAACCGCGTCGACAGCCTCCTCGAAGACGGCGTCATCGAGCGGTTCACCGTCGCCACCTCCACGGGCAACGTGAAGGCGATGATCGAGATCGGCGTCGCGATGGACGTCGACACCCACGAGGTCGGCGACCGCATGGTCGAGTGGGACCCGGTGGACTTCGTCTGGCAGGTCTCCGGTGAGGACGACATCGTGCTCGTCGTCGACGCCACGGACACCGGCGGCGTCAACGAACTCGTCTCGAAGGCACGCGAGCAGGAGGAAGTCGTCTCCACGAAGACCCGGCTCATCCTCGACGAGAAGCTGGGGTAG
- the carA gene encoding glutamine-hydrolyzing carbamoyl-phosphate synthase small subunit, translating to MSDAYLALETGDVVEANARSPGQARGELVFTTAYTGYEESLTDPSYEAQVLTFAYPLIGNYGVREERFESDRVHPSAVVARELTDDVAEWLQSEGVPAVDGLDTRDLVLDIREGGAMKVGIAAGPDATPEAAKAQLEDCPHMSDLTDIGSRVSVAEPEVHGDGDVDVALVDCGAKGSIVSSLVERGATVHVLPYDTTPAELAAVEPDVLFISNGPGDPANFEAAETLVSEFVGDLPVAGICLGQQVVARALGGTTEKMDFGHRGVNQPVLDYDSGRVVMTTQNHGYTVAEPGDLEVTQINVNDDTPEGLDSEELDVITRQYHPEANPGPHDSLDFFDDVLALASSRTTVTAD from the coding sequence ATGTCGGACGCCTACCTCGCGTTAGAGACCGGCGACGTGGTCGAAGCCAACGCCCGCTCCCCCGGGCAGGCGCGAGGCGAACTCGTGTTCACGACCGCCTACACCGGATACGAGGAGAGCCTCACAGACCCGTCCTACGAGGCGCAAGTGCTCACCTTCGCGTACCCCCTCATCGGGAACTACGGCGTCCGAGAGGAACGCTTCGAATCCGACCGCGTCCACCCCAGCGCCGTCGTCGCCCGCGAACTCACCGACGACGTCGCCGAGTGGCTCCAGTCAGAGGGCGTCCCCGCCGTCGATGGCCTCGACACCCGCGACCTCGTCCTCGACATCCGCGAGGGCGGCGCGATGAAGGTCGGCATCGCCGCCGGCCCCGACGCCACCCCCGAGGCCGCGAAGGCCCAGCTCGAGGACTGCCCGCACATGAGCGACCTCACGGACATCGGCAGTCGCGTCAGCGTCGCCGAACCCGAGGTCCACGGCGACGGCGATGTCGACGTCGCGCTCGTGGACTGCGGCGCCAAGGGCTCCATCGTCTCCTCGCTGGTCGAGCGGGGCGCCACCGTCCACGTCCTCCCCTACGACACGACGCCCGCCGAACTGGCGGCCGTCGAGCCGGACGTGCTGTTCATCTCGAACGGCCCCGGCGACCCCGCGAACTTCGAGGCCGCCGAAACCCTCGTCTCGGAGTTCGTCGGCGACCTCCCGGTCGCGGGCATCTGCCTCGGCCAGCAGGTCGTCGCCCGCGCGCTCGGCGGCACCACCGAGAAGATGGACTTCGGCCACCGCGGCGTCAACCAGCCCGTGCTTGACTACGACTCCGGGCGCGTCGTGATGACCACGCAGAACCACGGCTACACGGTCGCCGAGCCCGGCGACCTCGAAGTCACCCAGATAAACGTCAACGACGACACCCCGGAGGGGCTGGATTCGGAGGAGCTGGACGTCATCACGCGCCAGTACCACCCGGAAGCCAACCCCGGCCCCCACGACAGCCTCGACTTCTTCGACGACGTGCTCGCGCTGGCCTCAAGCCGCACGACGGTTACGGCCGACTAA
- a CDS encoding DUF7504 family protein, which yields MSPELDARLGDLAAGEIALCTHSSGRRVVDALPESAFENLLLVTTDGNLGQLEKRIERRGGDPRRVGVIPVTGAEVDYDGPLWVTERVAPSDLTGVSIQFSKAFEHVEPETGWVVVDGVGVLSMYVAGERLFRLLDTLVGAVRARNARGVLVTAEGVLGEQATTQLRGLADEEVQLR from the coding sequence GTGAGTCCTGAACTCGACGCGCGACTCGGCGACCTGGCGGCCGGCGAGATCGCGCTCTGCACGCACTCCAGCGGCCGCCGCGTCGTCGACGCGCTCCCCGAGTCGGCGTTCGAGAACCTCCTGCTCGTGACCACCGACGGGAACCTCGGGCAACTGGAGAAGCGCATCGAGCGGCGCGGCGGCGACCCGCGACGCGTCGGCGTCATTCCCGTCACGGGCGCGGAAGTCGACTACGACGGCCCGCTGTGGGTGACCGAGCGCGTCGCGCCCAGCGACCTCACGGGCGTCAGCATTCAGTTCTCGAAGGCGTTCGAGCACGTCGAGCCCGAGACGGGCTGGGTGGTCGTCGACGGCGTCGGCGTGCTCTCGATGTACGTCGCCGGCGAGCGACTGTTCCGGCTGCTGGACACGCTCGTCGGCGCGGTGCGCGCGCGGAACGCCCGCGGCGTGCTGGTGACCGCCGAGGGCGTGCTCGGCGAGCAGGCGACGACGCAGCTCCGCGGGCTCGCGGACGAAGAAGTACAGCTCCGTTAG
- the carB gene encoding carbamoyl-phosphate synthase large subunit, giving the protein MSEHDDRTVLLIGSGPIQIGQAAEFDYSGAQACRALQEEGVRVVLVNSNPATIMTDPEMADAVYIEPITTDAIAEVIVKENPDGVIAGLGGQTGLNVTAELAEEGVLDEYDVDIMGTPLDTIYATEDRDLFRQRMEDLGEPVPASTTITLDEGESVEEFDEDALRERVEAAAEEVGGLPVIARTTYTLGGSGSGVVNDMDELVARVRKGLRLSRNDEVLVTESIEGWVELEYEVMRDADDSCIIICNMENIDPMGIHTGESTVVTPSQVIPDDGHQEMRDVALEVIRDLGIQGGCNIQFAWRDDGTPGGEYRVVEVNPRVSRSSALASKATGYPIARVTAKVALGKRLHEIDNEITGETTAAFEPAIDYVVTKVPRWPKDKFPDVDFTLGTAMKSTGEAMAIGRTFEESLLKALRSSEYDPDVDWADVSDDELEADYLETPSPDRPYAVFEAFDRGYTVSEVNDFTNFREWYLERFQNVAEAAEAASEGDFTAAATTGFTNHEISAIAGEEFDDANASWLPAAVDDTDDELEADGAGASVTDVEEAVPGRSYKQVDTCAGEFAAQTPYYYSSRRPEWFSGPLKGDAAAGELRVDTDVDSVVVVGGGPIRIGQGVEFDYCSVHAVRALREAGIEAHVVNNNPETVSTDYDTSDGLFFEPITAEEVADVVEATDADGVMVQFGGQTSVNIADPLEAELQRRDGVDAEILGTSVEAMDLAEDRDRFNVLMDELNISQPAGGSATSEDEALDLAHDIGYPVLVRPSYVLGGRAMDVVHSDEDLKHYMEEAVRVSPDKPILVDEFLADAVELDVDAVADGEDVLIGGVMEHVETAGVHSGDSACTIPPRSLDEATMSRVREVTEDIATALDTVGLLNVQLAVQDGEVYVLEANPRSSRTVPFVSKATGVPIAKLAAKVMADFSLADLDVSEGVPEQYSVKEVVLPFDRLPGSDPRLGPEMKSTGEVMGTAGEPGLAYWKAQRAAGNDPEIGGTAVVDLPVDGFEEYFDVQNFDDLSEAIRRGDVDFVVSDDRDALETAVEEEVPYLSTVESAEAMVEGVAHHDDDLDVLPVGDRPIRDEQWG; this is encoded by the coding sequence ATGAGCGAGCACGACGACCGCACGGTACTGCTCATCGGGAGCGGCCCCATCCAGATCGGACAAGCGGCTGAGTTCGACTACTCCGGCGCGCAGGCGTGCCGGGCGCTGCAGGAGGAGGGCGTGCGAGTCGTGCTCGTCAACTCGAACCCGGCGACCATCATGACCGACCCCGAGATGGCCGACGCGGTGTACATCGAGCCCATCACGACCGACGCCATCGCGGAGGTCATCGTGAAGGAGAACCCCGACGGCGTCATCGCGGGGCTGGGCGGGCAGACCGGGCTGAACGTCACCGCCGAGCTCGCCGAGGAGGGCGTTCTCGACGAGTACGACGTCGACATCATGGGGACGCCGCTGGACACCATCTACGCGACCGAGGACCGCGACCTGTTCCGCCAGCGCATGGAGGACCTCGGCGAGCCGGTCCCCGCCTCCACGACCATCACGCTCGACGAGGGCGAGTCCGTCGAGGAGTTCGACGAGGACGCGCTGCGCGAGCGCGTCGAGGCCGCCGCCGAGGAGGTCGGCGGGCTGCCGGTCATCGCGCGCACGACGTACACGCTCGGCGGGAGCGGCTCCGGCGTCGTCAACGACATGGACGAACTCGTCGCTCGCGTTCGGAAGGGCCTGCGCCTCTCGCGGAACGACGAGGTGCTGGTCACCGAGTCCATCGAGGGCTGGGTGGAACTGGAGTACGAGGTGATGCGGGACGCCGACGACTCCTGCATCATCATCTGCAACATGGAGAACATCGACCCGATGGGCATCCACACCGGCGAGTCCACGGTGGTCACGCCCAGTCAGGTCATCCCCGACGACGGCCACCAGGAGATGCGCGACGTCGCGCTCGAAGTCATCCGCGACCTCGGCATCCAGGGCGGCTGTAACATCCAGTTCGCGTGGCGGGACGACGGCACGCCCGGCGGCGAGTACCGCGTCGTCGAGGTCAACCCCCGCGTGTCGCGTTCGTCGGCGCTGGCGTCGAAGGCGACCGGCTACCCCATCGCTCGCGTGACGGCGAAGGTCGCGCTCGGCAAGCGCCTCCACGAGATCGACAACGAGATCACGGGCGAGACCACGGCTGCCTTCGAGCCCGCGATCGACTACGTGGTGACGAAGGTGCCTCGCTGGCCCAAGGACAAGTTCCCGGACGTGGACTTCACGCTCGGCACGGCGATGAAGTCCACGGGGGAGGCGATGGCCATCGGGCGGACGTTCGAGGAGAGCCTGCTGAAGGCGCTGCGCTCCAGCGAGTACGACCCCGACGTGGACTGGGCGGACGTCAGCGACGACGAGCTGGAAGCCGACTACCTGGAGACGCCGTCGCCGGACCGCCCGTACGCGGTGTTCGAGGCGTTCGACCGCGGGTACACCGTCTCCGAGGTCAACGACTTCACGAACTTCCGCGAGTGGTACTTGGAGCGGTTCCAGAACGTCGCGGAGGCCGCGGAAGCCGCCAGCGAGGGCGACTTCACCGCGGCCGCCACCACCGGCTTCACGAACCACGAGATTAGCGCCATCGCTGGCGAGGAGTTCGACGACGCGAACGCGTCGTGGCTGCCCGCGGCCGTGGACGACACCGACGACGAACTGGAAGCGGACGGCGCGGGCGCGAGCGTCACCGACGTCGAGGAGGCCGTCCCCGGCCGCTCGTACAAGCAGGTGGACACGTGCGCCGGCGAGTTCGCCGCGCAGACGCCGTACTACTACTCGTCGCGGCGCCCCGAGTGGTTCAGCGGCCCGCTCAAGGGCGACGCCGCGGCGGGCGAACTCCGCGTGGACACGGACGTCGACTCCGTGGTCGTCGTCGGCGGCGGCCCCATCCGCATCGGGCAGGGCGTGGAGTTCGACTACTGTTCGGTGCACGCGGTGCGCGCGCTCCGCGAGGCCGGCATCGAGGCCCACGTCGTGAACAACAACCCCGAGACCGTCTCCACGGACTACGACACCAGCGACGGCCTGTTCTTCGAGCCGATTACGGCCGAGGAGGTCGCCGACGTGGTCGAAGCCACGGACGCCGACGGCGTGATGGTGCAGTTCGGCGGGCAGACCTCGGTGAACATCGCGGACCCGCTAGAGGCCGAGTTACAGCGCCGCGACGGCGTGGACGCCGAGATTCTCGGCACGAGCGTCGAGGCGATGGACCTCGCGGAGGACCGCGACCGCTTCAACGTCCTGATGGACGAACTCAACATTAGCCAGCCCGCGGGCGGCTCCGCGACCAGCGAGGACGAGGCGCTCGACCTCGCCCACGACATCGGCTACCCGGTGCTCGTCCGCCCGAGCTACGTGCTCGGCGGGCGCGCGATGGACGTCGTCCACAGCGACGAGGACCTCAAGCACTACATGGAGGAGGCCGTCCGGGTCAGCCCGGACAAGCCCATCCTCGTCGACGAGTTCCTCGCGGACGCCGTCGAACTCGACGTGGACGCCGTCGCGGACGGCGAGGACGTCCTCATCGGCGGCGTGATGGAGCACGTCGAGACCGCGGGCGTCCACTCCGGCGACTCGGCGTGTACGATTCCGCCGCGCTCGCTGGACGAGGCGACGATGAGCCGCGTGCGCGAGGTCACCGAGGACATCGCCACCGCGCTGGACACCGTGGGCCTGCTGAACGTCCAGCTCGCCGTGCAGGACGGCGAGGTGTACGTCCTTGAAGCGAACCCGCGCTCCTCCCGGACGGTGCCGTTCGTCTCGAAGGCGACCGGCGTCCCCATCGCGAAGCTCGCGGCGAAAGTGATGGCCGACTTCTCGCTCGCGGACCTCGACGTCAGCGAGGGCGTCCCCGAGCAGTACAGCGTCAAGGAGGTCGTATTGCCGTTCGACCGCCTGCCGGGCTCGGACCCCCGCCTCGGCCCGGAGATGAAGTCCACGGGCGAAGTGATGGGCACCGCCGGCGAGCCCGGGCTGGCGTACTGGAAGGCCCAGCGCGCCGCCGGCAACGACCCCGAAATCGGCGGCACCGCGGTCGTGGACCTCCCGGTGGACGGCTTCGAGGAGTACTTCGACGTGCAGAACTTCGACGACCTCTCGGAAGCGATTCGCCGCGGCGACGTCGATTTCGTGGTTTCCGACGACCGCGACGCCCTCGAAACCGCCGTCGAGGAGGAAGTGCCGTACCTCTCGACCGTGGAGAGCGCGGAAGCGATGGTCGAGGGCGTCGCTCACCACGACGACGACCTCGACGTGCTGCCGGTCGGCGACCGCCCGATTCGCGACGAGCAGTGGGGCTGA
- a CDS encoding DUF5815 family protein: protein MTEPRVPGAEDDDAWVDLPCGEEAHVKDFDLGMREYECSCGETHAVVMDMHPPSRFVPEDIVAVLKEAVTPAPDDEFEEFGTPHLMGAVMEQLPEDIVAVDESENGSVGYALLWVTDLDARELHEVVVELVVELMDHAVSHADDGDTESEFEQQMQEFDVGEFVEAYRAQRDFEDEYDTPA, encoded by the coding sequence ATGACCGAGCCGCGCGTACCGGGCGCCGAGGACGACGACGCGTGGGTGGACCTCCCGTGCGGGGAGGAGGCTCACGTGAAGGACTTCGACTTGGGGATGCGGGAGTACGAGTGTTCGTGCGGGGAGACCCACGCCGTGGTTATGGACATGCATCCGCCGTCGCGGTTCGTGCCGGAGGACATCGTCGCGGTGCTGAAGGAGGCGGTGACGCCCGCGCCCGACGACGAGTTCGAGGAGTTCGGGACGCCGCACCTGATGGGCGCGGTGATGGAGCAACTCCCGGAGGACATCGTCGCCGTGGACGAGAGCGAGAACGGGAGCGTCGGCTACGCGCTGCTGTGGGTGACGGACCTCGACGCCCGGGAACTCCACGAGGTCGTCGTGGAGCTGGTCGTGGAGCTGATGGACCACGCGGTGAGCCACGCCGACGACGGCGACACAGAGAGCGAGTTCGAACAGCAGATGCAGGAGTTCGACGTCGGGGAGTTCGTCGAGGCGTATCGCGCGCAACGGGACTTCGAGGACGAATACGACACGCCGGCGTAG
- a CDS encoding ABC transporter ATP-binding protein translates to MAAIELRDLTKRYGDLVAVDDVSFEVEAGEVFGFLGPNGAGKTTTLRTLLGMQAPSSGTVSILGHDTTVESQRLDALADTGFLPSNPQFDEQATGREVLDLHESLKGGSRRADLLSRFEPPLDRPVREYSTGNVQKLGIVQAFMHDPDVVVLDEPTSGLDPLLQDRFNEFVRDERERGVTVLFSSHVLSEVRRICDRVAVLRDGELVAVEDVETLLDRSGKVVRARVAGDVPEDAFDISGVSDLARRPIDGATRISFTFTGDVDALVDELDRYPLQELDVEEAPLEDVFLDFYGGGDDA, encoded by the coding sequence ATGGCCGCCATCGAACTCCGCGACCTCACCAAGCGCTACGGGGACCTCGTCGCCGTCGACGACGTCTCCTTCGAGGTCGAAGCCGGCGAAGTGTTCGGGTTCCTCGGGCCGAACGGCGCCGGCAAGACGACGACCCTCCGCACGCTCCTCGGGATGCAGGCGCCCAGTTCGGGCACCGTCTCGATTCTCGGGCACGACACGACCGTCGAGAGCCAGCGCCTCGACGCGCTCGCGGACACGGGCTTCCTCCCGAGCAACCCCCAGTTCGACGAGCAAGCGACCGGGCGTGAGGTGCTTGACCTCCACGAGTCGCTGAAGGGCGGGAGCCGCCGCGCCGACCTCCTCAGCCGATTCGAACCGCCGCTGGACCGTCCCGTGCGCGAGTACTCCACGGGGAACGTCCAGAAACTCGGCATCGTACAGGCGTTCATGCACGACCCCGACGTCGTCGTGCTCGACGAGCCGACGTCCGGGCTGGACCCGCTACTGCAGGACCGCTTCAACGAGTTCGTGCGCGACGAGCGCGAACGTGGCGTCACGGTCCTGTTCTCCAGTCACGTCCTCAGCGAGGTGCGGCGCATCTGCGACCGCGTCGCCGTCCTCCGGGACGGAGAGCTCGTCGCCGTCGAGGACGTCGAGACCTTGCTGGACCGCAGCGGCAAAGTCGTCCGCGCTCGCGTCGCTGGCGACGTCCCCGAGGACGCCTTCGACATCTCGGGCGTCTCGGACCTCGCGCGCCGCCCCATCGACGGCGCGACGCGCATCTCGTTCACGTTCACGGGCGACGTGGACGCGCTCGTTGACGAACTCGACCGCTACCCGCTGCAGGAACTCGACGTCGAGGAAGCGCCACTCGAGGACGTCTTCCTCGACTTCTACGGAGGTGGCGACGATGCTTGA
- a CDS encoding ABC transporter permease subunit: protein MLEIAAYGARKRVKGALALSVGLSAFSAMYAGFFPSLTGNLDLEEYIEALPPVFVEAFGLRAFSTIEGFLATELYQFAWVILLGLYLAYSAASLISGDVESGRMDVLLSLPISRARLVAERFLSLVPGVLLVNVMVAAVTWVATRVIGYPIGTVDLVVVHLLSLPYLFACAAIGLAFSVFVDRESVAQRAAMATVFGLFLLESLLMSTDYAWAGAVAPMRYFDPTAILVDGTYDVAGAAILVAATLLLVAGSQLYFRQKDVN from the coding sequence ATGCTTGAAATCGCCGCGTACGGCGCCCGCAAGCGCGTGAAGGGCGCGCTCGCGCTCTCGGTCGGCCTGTCGGCGTTCAGCGCGATGTACGCCGGCTTCTTCCCGTCGCTCACGGGGAACCTCGACCTCGAGGAGTACATCGAGGCGCTCCCGCCGGTGTTCGTGGAGGCGTTCGGCCTGCGCGCGTTCAGCACCATCGAGGGGTTCCTCGCGACCGAACTCTACCAGTTCGCGTGGGTCATCCTCCTCGGCCTCTACCTCGCGTACAGCGCCGCCTCCCTGATTTCGGGTGACGTCGAGAGCGGGCGCATGGACGTGCTCCTCTCGCTGCCCATCTCTCGTGCACGTCTTGTCGCCGAGCGATTCCTCTCCCTCGTGCCCGGCGTCCTCCTCGTCAACGTCATGGTCGCCGCGGTGACGTGGGTGGCGACGCGCGTCATCGGCTACCCAATCGGCACCGTGGACCTCGTCGTCGTCCACCTCCTCTCGCTCCCGTACCTGTTCGCGTGCGCCGCAATCGGGCTGGCGTTCAGCGTCTTCGTGGATCGCGAGAGCGTCGCCCAGCGCGCGGCGATGGCGACGGTGTTCGGGCTGTTCCTGCTGGAATCGCTGCTCATGAGCACGGACTACGCGTGGGCCGGCGCAGTCGCGCCGATGCGGTACTTCGACCCGACTGCGATTCTCGTCGACGGCACCTACGACGTCGCCGGTGCCGCCATCCTCGTGGCCGCGACACTACTGCTCGTCGCCGGCAGTCAACTGTACTTCCGGCAGAAGGACGTGAACTAG
- a CDS encoding DUF7124 domain-containing protein, whose translation MSQSGGSTDMTLAFELSALQELAKPGTAFAGARQWTEYVGVVSDEPTYVVTNFTRKRRIRQDFFSGPKGRKESLESVKGQFDTERHVFIGVDDDDRALADEVGWEYLPLEDAAEKADWELASEADDEPEDEPEVRDDWP comes from the coding sequence ATGAGCCAATCCGGCGGGAGCACGGACATGACCCTCGCGTTCGAGCTGTCCGCGCTTCAGGAACTCGCGAAACCCGGGACCGCGTTCGCGGGCGCGCGCCAGTGGACCGAGTACGTCGGCGTCGTCTCCGACGAACCCACGTACGTCGTCACCAACTTCACGCGCAAGCGCCGCATCCGCCAGGACTTCTTCTCCGGCCCCAAGGGCCGCAAGGAGAGCCTCGAATCCGTCAAGGGCCAGTTCGACACCGAACGCCACGTCTTCATCGGCGTCGACGACGACGACCGCGCGCTCGCCGACGAAGTCGGCTGGGAGTACCTCCCCCTCGAAGACGCCGCCGAGAAAGCCGACTGGGAACTCGCCAGCGAGGCCGACGACGAACCCGAAGACGAACCCGAAGTCCGGGACGACTGGCCCTAA
- a CDS encoding NAD(P)/FAD-dependent oxidoreductase produces MSESYVIIGDGIAGSSAAEAIREEAPDADVTVVTDEGEALYNRILIKEFAKGKLPEAPISIHETDWYDERDIDLRLNTLVTDVNPDAHTVETHEGDEISYDKLLVAAGGTPNQLPVENSDAEGVHHFWTFQDARQIREHAEDADTGVVVGAGLLGIDLAAICGGQDVDAKYLMRGDRWWRYALSSDGAEIIHDGLREMGIEPVFESGADHFETNDDGEVVATVDGNGDRHESEFVGVAIGLDFNVEILQDTDATIDNGVHVDEYMRTDVEDVYAAGDITQYWDTIMDERAQNGSWGSAKQQGALAGRTMLADEGHDVDIEPFRWVSSYSITHFDFPFLSFGFPTMGDESCERKYSDTEWRRLTFKDGKLIGGVLIGNLAPQSKYKQLIKDEAVVADQQDVLLQENFEIDELALAQEQ; encoded by the coding sequence ATGAGCGAGTCCTACGTGATAATCGGCGACGGTATCGCGGGCAGTTCCGCCGCCGAAGCCATCCGCGAGGAGGCTCCCGACGCCGACGTCACCGTCGTCACAGACGAGGGCGAGGCCCTCTACAACCGGATTCTTATCAAGGAGTTCGCGAAGGGGAAGCTCCCCGAGGCTCCCATCAGCATCCACGAGACCGACTGGTACGACGAGCGCGACATCGACCTCCGGCTGAACACGCTCGTCACGGACGTCAACCCCGACGCCCACACCGTCGAGACCCACGAGGGCGACGAGATTAGCTACGACAAGCTGCTGGTCGCGGCGGGCGGCACGCCCAACCAGCTCCCCGTCGAGAACTCCGACGCTGAGGGCGTCCACCACTTCTGGACGTTCCAGGACGCGCGGCAGATTCGCGAGCACGCCGAGGACGCCGACACCGGCGTCGTCGTCGGCGCGGGCCTGCTCGGCATCGACCTCGCGGCCATCTGCGGCGGGCAGGACGTCGACGCGAAGTACCTGATGCGCGGCGACCGCTGGTGGCGGTACGCGCTCAGCTCGGACGGCGCCGAGATTATCCACGACGGCCTCCGCGAGATGGGCATCGAGCCGGTCTTCGAGTCCGGCGCGGACCACTTCGAGACGAACGACGACGGCGAAGTCGTCGCCACCGTCGACGGGAACGGCGACCGCCACGAGTCGGAGTTCGTCGGCGTCGCCATCGGCCTCGACTTCAACGTCGAAATCCTCCAGGACACCGACGCCACCATCGACAACGGCGTCCACGTGGACGAGTACATGCGCACCGACGTCGAGGACGTCTACGCGGCCGGCGACATCACCCAGTACTGGGACACCATCATGGACGAGCGCGCGCAGAACGGCTCGTGGGGCTCCGCGAAACAGCAGGGCGCGCTCGCCGGCCGGACGATGCTCGCCGACGAGGGCCACGACGTCGACATTGAGCCGTTCCGCTGGGTGTCCTCGTACTCGATTACGCACTTCGACTTCCCGTTCCTCTCGTTTGGCTTCCCGACGATGGGCGACGAGTCCTGCGAGCGCAAGTACAGCGACACGGAGTGGCGCCGCCTGACGTTCAAGGACGGCAAGCTCATCGGCGGCGTGCTCATCGGGAACCTCGCGCCGCAGTCGAAGTACAAGCAGCTCATCAAGGACGAGGCCGTCGTCGCCGACCAGCAGGACGTTCTCCTCCAGGAGAACTTCGAAATCGACGAACTCGCGCTCGCTCAGGAGCAGTAG
- a CDS encoding DUF6149 family protein, with the protein MKLHQNAKHFASRKALELPGVRSVAKKGLVDLHVRIFSGKADEAHREQRRAHLEDFFDATMDMYLAALQAGYTEAEARETTHIVANFDFYNHGWAEMLEFPPEELTDHYERYEAFFDAHGISVDDPLGEFRPAGGIADAPATPERLDEADFEHAEGGYADDVYVETDDGEVQRGDIEEPEDVDPSKSPGT; encoded by the coding sequence GTGAAACTCCACCAGAACGCCAAGCACTTCGCGTCCCGGAAGGCGCTGGAACTGCCCGGCGTGCGCTCGGTCGCGAAGAAGGGGCTGGTCGACCTCCACGTCCGCATCTTCTCGGGGAAGGCCGACGAGGCCCACCGCGAACAGCGCCGCGCCCACCTCGAGGACTTCTTCGACGCGACGATGGACATGTACCTCGCCGCGCTCCAGGCCGGCTACACGGAGGCCGAGGCCCGCGAGACGACGCACATCGTCGCGAACTTCGACTTCTACAACCACGGCTGGGCGGAGATGCTGGAGTTCCCGCCCGAGGAGCTGACCGACCACTACGAGCGCTACGAGGCGTTCTTCGACGCCCACGGCATCAGCGTGGACGACCCGCTCGGAGAGTTCCGGCCCGCCGGCGGCATCGCGGACGCCCCGGCGACGCCCGAGCGCCTCGACGAGGCGGACTTCGAGCACGCCGAGGGCGGCTACGCCGACGACGTCTACGTCGAGACCGACGACGGCGAGGTCCAGCGCGGCGACATCGAGGAACCGGAGGACGTGGACCCGTCGAAGAGTCCCGGGACGTAG